In Mycolicibacterium mucogenicum DSM 44124, the following are encoded in one genomic region:
- a CDS encoding class I SAM-dependent methyltransferase: protein MRGGTSISETNGRVSNWAGDLFEGTAWHYARFRPNYPAVVINDLVQQLRLDGTGRLLDLGCGTGQLTLPLAGHVAEAVGVDPESGMLAEATRRAEAQGVTNVFWRQGSSAHIPVDLGRFSIVTVGRAFHWMDRAQVLVDLDDMVDDDGALVIVNDTNLLFPSAPWQQAIQDTQRSFIPTYDQAISPSSVDDSRTHEQILVSSPFSRVGREVYRYRRSWTIERIVGYLYSTSLPLRRLLGDRQSAFEEAMSTALLAINPSDRFIESVALEVFTATKT from the coding sequence ATTCGGGGAGGAACCAGCATCAGCGAGACCAATGGACGCGTCAGCAACTGGGCGGGCGACCTTTTTGAAGGTACCGCTTGGCATTACGCGCGCTTTCGTCCCAACTACCCGGCAGTCGTTATCAACGACCTGGTCCAGCAACTGCGCTTAGACGGCACCGGCCGTCTGCTCGACCTCGGCTGTGGGACCGGTCAACTCACATTGCCTTTGGCAGGTCACGTCGCCGAGGCGGTCGGCGTCGACCCTGAATCCGGCATGCTCGCCGAAGCCACCCGTCGAGCCGAAGCGCAGGGAGTCACCAATGTGTTTTGGAGACAAGGGAGTTCAGCACACATTCCAGTCGATCTGGGTCGATTCAGCATCGTCACCGTCGGGCGTGCCTTTCACTGGATGGACCGTGCACAGGTCCTCGTCGACCTCGATGACATGGTCGATGACGATGGCGCCCTAGTCATAGTCAACGACACGAACCTCCTATTTCCAAGCGCCCCATGGCAACAGGCGATCCAAGACACCCAGCGCAGCTTCATCCCGACGTATGACCAAGCTATTTCTCCATCATCAGTCGATGACAGCCGGACTCACGAGCAGATATTGGTTAGTTCTCCCTTTTCGCGGGTTGGTCGAGAGGTCTACCGATATCGGCGCTCATGGACGATCGAACGAATCGTCGGCTATCTGTACTCGACCTCACTGCCACTTCGCCGACTGCTCGGCGACAGGCAGAGTGCCTTCGAAGAGGCAATGAGTACCGCGCTTCTTGCAATCAATCCGTCGGACCGCTTCATCGAGTCTGTCGCTCTGGAAGTTTTCACTGCGACGAAAACTTGA
- a CDS encoding DUF3662 and FHA domain-containing protein translates to MGLVDRIERKLETTVGDAFARVFGGSIAPPEVEAALQREAESGARDVGGGRILAPNDYVITLSYTDFEKVNADPDLTPSAFAKHLEGFVHERGWQTYGEVVVRFEPSPGLHTGQFRAHGAVNPDSTAGPPRPAPSDRVHTAEPGVPTMTDNPTHRPGQGQGQPGDEYDYGRQPDEQRGQQYPQDPSQGYGQPPQGYGQQGGYGAPQGGPGYGQQGGYGQPEQAGYGAGPSGYGQGGFGGPQGGPPGPPPVGPQHGYGQPDQGYGQQSYGQQPDQGYGGQQGGYGQPQQGGYGQPDQGYGGQQGGYGQPQQGGYGQPDQGYGGQQGGYGQPQQGGYGQGGYGEQNYGQPQQPSYGQPPADQGYGHAPADQGYGQAPAQAGYGDQGYGGGAGAGYAEPDYGQPAGYGGYGAAGANVTLQLDDGSGRTYQLREGANVIGRGQDAQFRLPDTGVSRRHLEIRWDGHTALLSDLNSTNGTTVNNAPVQEWQLADGDVIRVGHSEIVVRVH, encoded by the coding sequence ATGGGTCTGGTCGACCGGATCGAGCGCAAGCTCGAGACCACGGTCGGAGACGCTTTTGCCCGCGTCTTCGGGGGGTCGATCGCACCCCCGGAAGTCGAGGCCGCCCTCCAGCGGGAAGCCGAATCCGGTGCCCGCGATGTCGGTGGCGGCCGTATTTTGGCACCGAACGATTACGTCATTACGCTCAGTTACACCGATTTCGAGAAGGTGAACGCCGATCCTGACCTCACACCCAGTGCTTTTGCCAAACACCTTGAGGGATTCGTCCATGAGCGGGGATGGCAAACGTATGGTGAGGTGGTCGTCAGGTTTGAGCCGTCACCTGGCCTTCATACCGGCCAATTCCGCGCCCACGGCGCGGTCAACCCCGACTCAACCGCCGGGCCACCGCGGCCGGCACCCAGCGACCGCGTGCACACCGCAGAACCAGGAGTACCAACGATGACTGACAACCCGACCCACCGCCCCGGCCAGGGACAGGGCCAGCCAGGCGACGAGTACGACTACGGACGGCAGCCCGACGAGCAGCGCGGTCAGCAGTACCCGCAGGACCCGAGTCAGGGCTACGGCCAGCCCCCGCAGGGTTACGGACAGCAGGGCGGTTACGGCGCGCCGCAGGGTGGCCCCGGGTACGGCCAGCAGGGTGGCTACGGCCAGCCCGAGCAGGCCGGTTACGGCGCGGGTCCGTCCGGATACGGCCAGGGTGGCTTCGGCGGTCCGCAGGGTGGTCCTCCCGGACCGCCGCCCGTCGGTCCTCAGCATGGTTACGGCCAGCCCGACCAGGGCTACGGCCAGCAGAGCTACGGCCAGCAGCCCGATCAGGGCTATGGCGGCCAGCAGGGCGGTTACGGCCAGCCCCAGCAGGGCGGCTACGGACAGCCCGACCAGGGTTACGGCGGCCAGCAGGGCGGTTACGGCCAGCCCCAGCAGGGCGGCTATGGACAGCCCGACCAGGGTTACGGCGGCCAGCAGGGTGGCTACGGCCAGCCCCAGCAGGGCGGTTACGGCCAGGGCGGCTACGGCGAGCAGAACTACGGCCAGCCGCAGCAGCCGTCCTACGGTCAGCCGCCCGCCGACCAGGGTTACGGTCATGCCCCCGCTGATCAGGGCTACGGTCAGGCTCCGGCCCAGGCCGGCTACGGCGACCAGGGTTACGGCGGCGGCGCAGGCGCCGGCTACGCCGAGCCCGACTACGGTCAGCCGGCCGGCTACGGCGGCTACGGTGCCGCGGGCGCGAACGTCACTCTCCAGCTCGACGACGGCAGCGGCCGCACCTACCAGCTGCGCGAAGGCGCGAACGTCATCGGCCGCGGCCAGGACGCACAGTTCCGTCTGCCCGACACCGGCGTTTCGCGCCGGCACCTCGAGATCCGCTGGGACGGCCACACCGCGCTGCTCTCGGATCTGAACTCGACCAACGGCACCACCGTCAACAACGCCCCGGTGCAGGAGTGGCAGCTGGCCGACGGCGACGTCATCCGGGTGGGTCACTCCGAGATCGTGGTCCGCGTTCACTGA
- a CDS encoding FtsW/RodA/SpoVE family cell cycle protein → MTTPGQEKGREDTPGRAPRREDTQPQSPVAVAPPLPNRRNSELVLLGFAAVITTVALLIVEANQERGLQMDLVQFTVGFVVLFGGAHLAVRRYAPYADPLLLPVVALLNGLGLVLIYRLDLSAHTRPAGILPGGNANQQMLWTLLGILVFTAVLMFVHDHRMLARYGYLCGLAGLVLLAIPAVLPDSVAEQYGAKIWIRLPGFSIQPAEFSKILLLIFFASVLVTKRSLFTSAGKHVFGMDLPRPRDLAPLLVAWIGSIGVMVFEKDLGASLLLYATFLVLLYVATEKLSWVIIGLSLFSVGSLVAYQLFDHVRVRVQNWLDPFADPDGAGYQMVQSLFSFATGGIFGTGLGNGQPGTVPDASTDFIIAAVGEELGLVGLAAVLMLYTIVIIRGLRTAIAVRDSFGKLLAAGLSAALALQLFIVVGGVTKLIPQTGLTTPWMSYGGSSLLSNYVLLALLLRVSHVARRPLSTRGPNQAPIAAANTEVIEKQ, encoded by the coding sequence ATGACCACGCCGGGGCAAGAGAAGGGGCGGGAAGACACGCCGGGGCGGGCGCCGCGACGGGAAGACACCCAGCCGCAGTCTCCGGTCGCGGTCGCCCCTCCACTGCCCAATCGGCGTAATTCCGAGTTGGTGCTGCTGGGGTTCGCCGCCGTGATCACGACGGTGGCTCTGCTCATCGTCGAGGCCAATCAGGAGCGCGGCCTGCAGATGGATTTGGTGCAGTTCACCGTCGGCTTCGTCGTGCTGTTCGGTGGCGCCCATCTGGCGGTGCGCCGGTACGCGCCGTATGCCGATCCGCTGCTGCTGCCCGTCGTCGCGCTGCTGAACGGCCTGGGCCTGGTGCTGATCTACCGGCTGGACCTCTCGGCGCACACCCGGCCCGCCGGGATCCTGCCGGGCGGCAACGCCAACCAGCAGATGCTGTGGACGCTGCTGGGCATCCTGGTGTTCACCGCGGTGCTGATGTTCGTGCACGACCATCGGATGCTGGCCCGCTACGGCTACCTCTGCGGCCTGGCCGGTCTGGTGCTGCTGGCCATTCCGGCCGTGTTGCCGGACTCGGTGGCCGAGCAGTACGGCGCCAAGATCTGGATCCGGTTGCCGGGCTTCTCGATTCAGCCCGCCGAGTTCTCCAAGATCCTGCTGCTGATCTTCTTCGCCAGCGTGCTGGTCACCAAGCGCAGCCTGTTCACCAGCGCCGGCAAGCATGTCTTCGGGATGGACCTGCCGCGGCCGCGTGACCTGGCGCCGCTGCTGGTGGCCTGGATCGGCTCGATCGGCGTCATGGTGTTCGAGAAGGACCTCGGCGCCTCGCTGCTGCTCTACGCGACGTTCCTAGTGCTGCTGTACGTCGCCACCGAGAAGCTCAGCTGGGTGATCATCGGCCTGAGCCTGTTCAGCGTGGGAAGCCTTGTGGCATACCAGCTTTTCGATCACGTGCGGGTGCGCGTGCAGAACTGGCTGGACCCGTTCGCCGACCCCGACGGCGCCGGATACCAGATGGTGCAGTCGCTGTTCAGCTTCGCCACGGGCGGCATCTTCGGCACCGGCCTGGGTAACGGGCAGCCCGGCACGGTGCCCGACGCCTCGACCGACTTCATCATCGCCGCGGTGGGTGAGGAGCTCGGGCTCGTCGGCCTGGCCGCGGTGCTGATGCTCTACACGATCGTCATCATCCGGGGGCTGCGGACCGCCATCGCCGTGCGCGACAGCTTCGGCAAGCTGCTCGCCGCGGGCCTGTCCGCCGCGCTGGCGCTGCAGCTGTTCATCGTCGTCGGCGGCGTCACCAAGCTCATCCCACAGACCGGCCTGACGACGCCGTGGATGTCCTACGGCGGCTCGTCCCTGCTGTCCAATTACGTCCTGCTGGCCCTGCTGCTGCGGGTCTCGCACGTCGCGCGCCGCCCGCTGTCCACCCGGGGCCCGAACCAAGCGCCGATCGCGGCGGCCAACACCGAGGTGATCGAGAAGCAATGA
- a CDS encoding SRPBCC family protein → MKGSVTVHMNAPADQVWNLIADIRNTPKYSPEVFESEWLDGATGPALGALFRGHVKRNEIGPIYWTTCRVTACEPGREFGFAVLAGDKAVNNWHYALAPAGDGTDVTESFWMTPGLLDTVFGIFGGQLRTRRNIRDMRTTLNRIKAEVESV, encoded by the coding sequence ATGAAAGGTTCGGTCACCGTCCACATGAACGCCCCGGCAGATCAGGTCTGGAACCTGATTGCCGACATTCGCAACACCCCGAAGTACTCGCCGGAAGTGTTCGAGTCCGAGTGGCTGGACGGTGCAACCGGACCGGCGTTGGGAGCCCTGTTCCGCGGCCACGTCAAGCGCAACGAGATCGGGCCGATCTACTGGACGACGTGCCGTGTCACGGCTTGCGAGCCCGGTCGCGAGTTCGGCTTCGCGGTGCTCGCCGGCGACAAGGCGGTCAACAATTGGCACTACGCCCTGGCGCCCGCCGGTGACGGCACCGATGTCACCGAGTCGTTCTGGATGACGCCCGGCCTGCTCGACACCGTGTTCGGCATCTTCGGTGGGCAGCTGCGCACCCGGCGCAACATCCGGGATATGAGGACCACGCTCAACCGGATCAAGGCCGAGGTCGAGTCCGTCTGA
- a CDS encoding PP2C family protein-serine/threonine phosphatase gives MTLVLRYAARSDRGLVRANNEDSVYAGARLLALADGMGGHAAGEVASQLVIAALAHLDDDEPGGDLLAKLNDAVHDGNAAIAAHVEADPELEGMGTTLSAILFAGTRLGMVHIGDSRGYLMRDGELTQITKDDTFVQTLVDDGRITAEEAHSHPQRSLIMKALTGHEVEPTLTMREVRAGDRYLLCSDGLSDPVSHETIQTAMQIPDVVDCADRLIELALRGGGPDNVTVVVADVVDYEYGQTAPILAGAVSGQDDDTLPPNTAAGRASAFNPKRVAAAAKKPAAQLDPPQRKKHTRRNLIIGAIVLILLLVSGLAIGRYLIRSNYYVSGYNGSVYIMRGVPGSLLGLPLQEPYLLACLDSHSDMTIIGVDDTRAGCQPMKVADLRESGRAQVTAGLPTGTVDDAIRQLKELSRASLLPLCAPPVTPPAPAPNPAPAPSLSVVPQPPRGPAPGPEAPASTTAAPTPAPTPAPAPSPAPAPNPSSPAPAPTSPAAPSPTATALPPPPQEPGTNCRNAS, from the coding sequence GTGACACTCGTACTCCGATATGCCGCGCGCAGCGACCGCGGCCTGGTCCGCGCCAACAATGAGGACTCCGTCTATGCGGGGGCCCGCCTCCTCGCCTTGGCGGACGGCATGGGTGGCCACGCCGCCGGCGAGGTCGCCTCGCAGCTGGTCATCGCCGCGCTGGCCCACCTCGACGACGACGAACCCGGCGGCGACCTGCTGGCCAAGCTGAACGACGCCGTCCACGACGGCAATGCCGCCATCGCGGCGCACGTCGAGGCCGATCCCGAACTCGAGGGCATGGGCACCACCCTGAGCGCGATCCTGTTCGCGGGGACGCGGCTGGGCATGGTGCACATCGGCGACTCCCGCGGCTACCTGATGCGCGACGGCGAGCTGACCCAGATCACCAAGGACGACACCTTCGTCCAGACCCTGGTCGACGACGGCCGCATCACGGCCGAAGAGGCCCACAGTCATCCGCAGCGCTCGCTGATCATGAAGGCGCTGACCGGTCACGAGGTCGAGCCGACGCTGACGATGCGCGAGGTCCGCGCCGGTGACCGCTACCTGCTGTGCTCGGACGGCCTGTCCGACCCGGTCAGCCACGAGACCATCCAGACGGCGATGCAGATCCCGGACGTCGTGGACTGCGCCGACCGACTCATCGAGCTGGCCCTGCGCGGCGGTGGCCCCGACAACGTCACGGTCGTGGTGGCCGACGTCGTCGACTACGAATACGGCCAGACCGCACCCATCCTGGCCGGCGCGGTGTCGGGCCAGGACGACGACACGCTGCCCCCCAACACCGCCGCCGGACGCGCCTCCGCCTTCAACCCCAAGCGCGTGGCGGCAGCCGCGAAAAAGCCTGCGGCACAACTTGATCCACCGCAGCGCAAGAAGCACACCCGGCGCAATCTGATCATCGGCGCGATCGTGCTGATCCTGCTGCTCGTCAGCGGACTGGCCATCGGGCGCTACCTGATCCGGAGCAACTACTACGTCTCCGGCTACAACGGCTCGGTCTACATCATGCGCGGCGTGCCGGGTTCCCTGCTCGGGCTGCCACTGCAGGAGCCCTACCTGCTGGCGTGTCTGGACAGCCATTCCGACATGACGATCATCGGCGTCGACGACACCCGCGCGGGCTGCCAGCCCATGAAGGTCGCCGATCTGCGCGAGTCCGGCCGCGCCCAGGTCACCGCCGGCCTGCCGACCGGCACCGTCGACGACGCGATCCGTCAGCTCAAGGAACTCAGCCGCGCCTCGCTGCTGCCACTGTGCGCGCCGCCCGTCACCCCGCCGGCGCCCGCTCCGAACCCTGCACCGGCGCCGTCGCTGTCGGTGGTGCCGCAGCCGCCGCGCGGCCCGGCCCCCGGTCCCGAGGCCCCGGCGTCGACGACGGCCGCCCCCACCCCGGCGCCGACCCCCGCACCGGCACCAAGCCCGGCGCCGGCTCCCAACCCCTCCAGCCCCGCACCTGCCCCGACCTCGCCCGCGGCTCCGTCCCCGACGGCCACGGCACTCCCTCCGCCACCTCAGGAGCCGGGCACAAACTGCCGGAACGCGTCATGA
- the mraY gene encoding phospho-N-acetylmuramoyl-pentapeptide-transferase: MTRILIAAGVALAVAILLTPVLILMFTQLGLGQPIRDEAPQTHQRKRGTPTMGGLAILTAIWAGYLTTTLAGLVVGGEGPTASGMLVLGLATALGAVGFTDDYVKLRRARNLGLNKRAKSVGQLVAAVLFGVLALQFRNSDGLTPGSANLSYVREIAAFTMPPVVFVLFCIVVVSAWSNAVNLTDGLDGLAAGAMTMVAAAYVLITLWQSRNACAVTPGPGCYHVRDPLDLALVAAATAGACIGFLWWNAAPAKIIMGDTGSLALGGIIAGLSVTSRTEILAIILGTLFVVEVTSVVIQVISFRTTGRRVFRNSPIHHHFELIGWPETTLTIRFWLIAAITCGLGIALFYSDWLTAVGV; encoded by the coding sequence ATGACCCGGATACTCATCGCCGCGGGTGTGGCCCTGGCAGTCGCCATTCTGCTGACTCCTGTGTTGATCCTGATGTTCACCCAGCTTGGGCTGGGCCAGCCGATCCGCGACGAAGCCCCGCAAACCCACCAGCGAAAACGAGGCACGCCGACGATGGGCGGCCTGGCGATCCTCACCGCGATTTGGGCCGGCTACCTCACCACCACCCTTGCCGGGCTCGTAGTCGGCGGTGAGGGCCCGACGGCATCGGGGATGCTCGTCCTCGGGCTCGCCACCGCGCTGGGCGCGGTCGGATTCACCGACGACTACGTGAAGCTGCGGCGCGCACGCAACCTCGGCTTGAACAAGCGGGCCAAGAGCGTGGGCCAGCTCGTTGCGGCAGTCCTGTTCGGCGTACTTGCGCTCCAGTTCCGTAACTCCGACGGCCTCACTCCTGGCAGCGCCAACTTGTCCTACGTGCGTGAAATCGCCGCATTCACAATGCCGCCCGTGGTTTTCGTGCTCTTCTGTATCGTCGTCGTCTCGGCGTGGTCGAATGCCGTCAACCTCACCGACGGCCTGGACGGCCTCGCCGCAGGTGCCATGACCATGGTGGCCGCGGCTTACGTGCTCATCACGCTCTGGCAATCTCGAAACGCGTGTGCTGTCACGCCCGGACCCGGCTGCTATCACGTTCGGGACCCACTCGATCTGGCTCTCGTCGCGGCAGCGACTGCCGGCGCCTGCATCGGATTCCTATGGTGGAATGCCGCGCCCGCCAAGATCATCATGGGTGACACGGGTTCGCTGGCGCTGGGCGGCATCATCGCGGGGCTGTCGGTGACCAGCCGCACCGAAATCCTGGCCATCATCCTGGGCACCCTGTTCGTAGTCGAGGTGACGTCCGTGGTCATCCAGGTCATTTCGTTCCGGACGACCGGCCGACGGGTTTTCCGGAACTCGCCGATCCATCACCACTTCGAGCTGATCGGCTGGCCCGAGACCACGCTGACCATCCGATTCTGGCTTATCGCCGCCATCACCTGCGGCCTCGGAATCGCGCTCTTCTACAGCGATTGGCTGACGGCCGTCGGTGTCTGA
- a CDS encoding FHA domain-containing protein FhaB/FipA yields the protein MQGLVLQLTRVGFLLLLWLFIWSVLRVLRTDIYAPTGAVMVRRGLAFRGTLLPNRDRRRYARQLVVTDGALAGTRITLTSQPVLIGRADDSTLVLTDDYASTRHARLSPRGSEWYVEDLGSTNGTYLDRAKVTTAVRVPMGTPVRIGKTVIELRP from the coding sequence ATGCAGGGGTTAGTTCTGCAGCTGACGCGGGTCGGTTTCCTTCTGTTGCTCTGGCTTTTCATCTGGTCGGTTCTGCGTGTCCTGCGCACCGACATCTACGCACCCACCGGAGCCGTCATGGTGCGGCGCGGTCTGGCGTTCCGTGGCACCCTGCTGCCCAACCGGGACCGACGCCGGTACGCGCGCCAGTTGGTGGTGACCGATGGCGCCCTCGCGGGCACCCGGATCACCCTGACCAGCCAGCCCGTTCTGATCGGCCGGGCCGACGACTCCACCCTGGTGCTCACCGACGACTACGCCTCGACACGGCACGCCCGGCTGTCGCCGAGAGGCTCCGAGTGGTACGTCGAAGACCTAGGATCGACCAACGGTACATACCTGGACAGGGCGAAAGTGACGACGGCGGTAAGGGTTCCAATGGGAACGCCGGTTCGAATCGGCAAGACGGTAATTGAGCTGCGCCCGTGA
- a CDS encoding dienelactone hydrolase family protein, translating to MTEIVLFHSVLGVRAGVRDIAARLAAAGHTVHVIDLFDGASFDGYEPAFAYVQSLGGDEALLEKAAAAVADLPAEVVYAGLSMGAASAVYLAATRPGARGLIGLHGAVSPHWFGVSSWPDTVPVQVHEGEHDPFREPDEVAALGASVRAGGARFEHFVYPDVRGHLFSDASLPNEYDGDAAGLMLSRLLEFVK from the coding sequence ATGACTGAGATCGTGCTGTTCCATTCGGTGCTGGGCGTACGCGCGGGTGTCCGCGACATCGCCGCCAGGCTGGCGGCGGCCGGTCACACCGTGCACGTCATCGACCTGTTCGACGGCGCGTCATTCGACGGATACGAACCCGCCTTCGCCTATGTCCAGTCGCTGGGCGGCGATGAGGCCCTCCTCGAGAAGGCTGCTGCCGCGGTCGCCGACCTGCCCGCCGAGGTGGTGTACGCGGGGTTGTCGATGGGTGCGGCGTCCGCCGTCTATCTCGCTGCCACCCGCCCGGGCGCCCGCGGCCTCATCGGACTGCACGGCGCGGTATCGCCCCATTGGTTCGGCGTGAGCTCCTGGCCGGATACCGTGCCGGTCCAGGTCCACGAAGGTGAACACGATCCGTTTCGCGAACCCGACGAGGTCGCGGCACTCGGTGCATCAGTGCGGGCCGGCGGCGCTCGGTTCGAGCATTTCGTCTACCCCGATGTGCGGGGCCACCTGTTCAGCGACGCCTCGCTGCCCAATGAGTACGACGGGGACGCCGCGGGATTGATGCTCAGCCGGCTGCTGGAATTCGTAAAATAG